A genomic stretch from Megachile rotundata isolate GNS110a chromosome 1, iyMegRotu1, whole genome shotgun sequence includes:
- the RpS7 gene encoding ribosomal protein S7 isoform X3, which produces MFTANAKIIKSGGAEPDAFEASISQALLELEMNSDLKSQLRELYITKAREIETNNKKCIIIYVPMPKLKAFQKIQTRLVRELEKKFSGKHVMFVGERKILPKPTRKTRTKNKQKRPRSRTLTAVYDALLEDLVYPVEIVGKRIRIKLDGTQLIKVHLDKNEQTNIEHKVDTFAAVYKKLTGRDVTFEFPETYV; this is translated from the exons ATGTTCACAGCAAACGCTAAGATAATAAAAAGTGGTGGAGCCGAACCCGATGCGTTCGAAGCTAGCATTTCCCAGGCTCTACTGGAGCTGGAAATGAACAGTGATTTAAAATCACAATTGAGGGAATTGTACATTACTAAAGCACGTGAAATAGAAACCAATAACAAGAAG TGTATCATTATATATGTACCTATGCCAAAATTGAAGGCATTCCAAAAAATTCAAACAAGACTCGTACGTGAATTAGAGAAGAAATTTTCAGGCAAACATGTCATGTTTGTTGGGGAACGTAAAATATTGCCTAAACCAACAAGAAAGACACGTACTAAAAATAAGCAAAAGAGGCCAAGAAG ccGTACATTGACTGCAGTATATGATGCATTATTGGAAGATTTAGTGTATCCAGTGGAAATTGTTGGCAAACGTATTAGAATTAAACTTGATGGTACACAACTTATCAAAGTTCATTtggataaaaatgaacaaaccaACATTGAGCAtaag GTTGATACCTTCGCAGCTGTATACAAGAAATTAACTGGTCGGGATGTAACATTCGAATTTCCCGAAACTTATGTGTAA
- the RpS7 gene encoding ribosomal protein S7 isoform X2, translating to MSYTLIFELKTWMFTANAKIIKSGGAEPDAFEASISQALLELEMNSDLKSQLRELYITKAREIETNNKKCIIIYVPMPKLKAFQKIQTRLVRELEKKFSGKHVMFVGERKILPKPTRKTRTKNKQKRPRSRTLTAVYDALLEDLVYPVEIVGKRIRIKLDGTQLIKVHLDKNEQTNIEHKVDTFAAVYKKLTGRDVTFEFPETYV from the exons ATGAGTTACACTTTGATTTTTGAGTTAAAAACATGG ATGTTCACAGCAAACGCTAAGATAATAAAAAGTGGTGGAGCCGAACCCGATGCGTTCGAAGCTAGCATTTCCCAGGCTCTACTGGAGCTGGAAATGAACAGTGATTTAAAATCACAATTGAGGGAATTGTACATTACTAAAGCACGTGAAATAGAAACCAATAACAAGAAG TGTATCATTATATATGTACCTATGCCAAAATTGAAGGCATTCCAAAAAATTCAAACAAGACTCGTACGTGAATTAGAGAAGAAATTTTCAGGCAAACATGTCATGTTTGTTGGGGAACGTAAAATATTGCCTAAACCAACAAGAAAGACACGTACTAAAAATAAGCAAAAGAGGCCAAGAAG ccGTACATTGACTGCAGTATATGATGCATTATTGGAAGATTTAGTGTATCCAGTGGAAATTGTTGGCAAACGTATTAGAATTAAACTTGATGGTACACAACTTATCAAAGTTCATTtggataaaaatgaacaaaccaACATTGAGCAtaag GTTGATACCTTCGCAGCTGTATACAAGAAATTAACTGGTCGGGATGTAACATTCGAATTTCCCGAAACTTATGTGTAA
- the RpS7 gene encoding ribosomal protein S7 isoform X1 produces MITVLTLFHLEAHDNEMFTANAKIIKSGGAEPDAFEASISQALLELEMNSDLKSQLRELYITKAREIETNNKKCIIIYVPMPKLKAFQKIQTRLVRELEKKFSGKHVMFVGERKILPKPTRKTRTKNKQKRPRSRTLTAVYDALLEDLVYPVEIVGKRIRIKLDGTQLIKVHLDKNEQTNIEHKVDTFAAVYKKLTGRDVTFEFPETYV; encoded by the exons ATGATTACTGTATTGACGTTGTTTCATCTTGAAGCTCACGATAACGAG ATGTTCACAGCAAACGCTAAGATAATAAAAAGTGGTGGAGCCGAACCCGATGCGTTCGAAGCTAGCATTTCCCAGGCTCTACTGGAGCTGGAAATGAACAGTGATTTAAAATCACAATTGAGGGAATTGTACATTACTAAAGCACGTGAAATAGAAACCAATAACAAGAAG TGTATCATTATATATGTACCTATGCCAAAATTGAAGGCATTCCAAAAAATTCAAACAAGACTCGTACGTGAATTAGAGAAGAAATTTTCAGGCAAACATGTCATGTTTGTTGGGGAACGTAAAATATTGCCTAAACCAACAAGAAAGACACGTACTAAAAATAAGCAAAAGAGGCCAAGAAG ccGTACATTGACTGCAGTATATGATGCATTATTGGAAGATTTAGTGTATCCAGTGGAAATTGTTGGCAAACGTATTAGAATTAAACTTGATGGTACACAACTTATCAAAGTTCATTtggataaaaatgaacaaaccaACATTGAGCAtaag GTTGATACCTTCGCAGCTGTATACAAGAAATTAACTGGTCGGGATGTAACATTCGAATTTCCCGAAACTTATGTGTAA
- the l(3)87Df gene encoding cytochrome c oxidase assembly factor COX20 lethal (3) 87Df — protein sequence MEHSSDTKEETVKVPFTIFGEPVIKTRCQRNAFITGISGGIISGLVGFLVTSQIRKSMNIALGGYITVTFAMACYCTYKEYVIRNQGRMLKALSYQVSKAKKYTNSSDADTKVEST from the coding sequence ATGGAGCATTCTAGTGATACAAAAGAAGAAACTGTAAAAGTAccttttacaatttttggtgAACCAGTTATTAAAACACGGTGTCAGAGAAATGCTTTTATAACTGGTATCAGTGGAGGAATAATATCTGGATTAGTAGGATTTTTAGTCACGAGTCAAATAAGGAAATCTATGAATATAGCACTTGGTGGCTATATTACAGTAACATTTGCTATGGCATGTTATTGTACATATAAGGAATATGTTATTAGGAATCAAGGAAGAATGTTAAAAGCACTTTCGTATCAAGTTAGTAAGgcgaagaaatatacaaattcaagTGATGCAGATACAAAAGTTGAAAGTACCTAA
- the bys gene encoding bystin yields MGKAKKLKVSKGETKPPKVGLANQIEEEKTVKSKNKHKIRIRNDEDEKFVDSSLTKKILSQARKQQMEIEEESGIRPASKSTRKSLVKLEDEFSDTEEQSSEDELDDSQFYEDIQINEEDERAIEMFMSKDPAPMKTLADIILEKLTEKKTEIETQFSDVGSMQMQELDPRVKTMYEGVRDVLSKYRSGKLPKAFKIVPSLRNWEQILYITDPTKWSAAAMYQATRIFASNLKEKMAQRFYNLVLLPRIRDDIAEYKKLNFHLYQALRKALFKPAGFMKGILLPLLESGTCTLREAVIIGSVIAKNSIPILHSSAAILKIAEMDYTGANSIFLRIFLDKKYALPYRVIDAVVFHFIRFERDPRELPVLWHQALLTFVQRYKGDISSEQKEALFKLLRKQSHHSITPEVRRELQHAKCRDVEITEPTSEPMVY; encoded by the exons ATGGGAAAAGCAAAAAAGTTAAAAGTTTCTAAAGGCGAAACGAAACCTCCAAAAGTTGGATTGGCAAACCAAatagaagaagaaaaaacaGTAAAGTCGAAGAATAAACATAAGATTAGAATTCGTAATGATGAAGATGAAAAG TTTGTGGATTCTTCTCTTACCAAAAAGATTTTATCGCAAGCTAGAAAACAACAAATGGAAATTGAAGAAGAAAGTGGAATACGACCAGCATCAAAATCAACAAGAAAATCATTAGTTAAACTGGAAGATGAGTTTAGTGACACTGAAGAACAATCAAGTGAAGATGAGCTTGATGATTCACAATTTTATGAGGATATTCAAATAAACGAAGAAGATGAGCGTGCTATAGAAATGTTTATGTCTAAAGATCCTGCACCAATGAAAACATTAGCTGatataatattagaaaaattaacaGAAAAGAAAACAGAAATTGAAACTCAGTTTTCAGATGTAGGTTCTATGCAAATGCAAGAATTAGATCCAAGAGTTAAAACAATGTATGAAGGAGTTAGAGATGTTTTATCCAAGTATCGAAGTGGAAAATTACCCAAAGCATTTAAAATTGTTCCTagtttaagaaattgggaacaGATATTATATATTACAGATCCAACAAAATGGTCAGCTGCTGCAATGTATCAGGCTACTCGAATATTTGCTTCTAATCTTAAAGAAAAGATGGCACAAAGATTTTATAACCTAGTATTACTACCTCGAATTAGGGATGATATAgcagaatataaaaaattaaattttcatttatatcaagCATTACGTAAAGCATTATTTAAACCTGCTGGTTTCATGAAAGGAATTTTACTTCCACTTTTAGAATCTGGAACATGTACATTAAGAGAAGCTGTTATAATTGGATCTGTAATTGCAAAAAATTCAATACCAATTTTACATTCTTCAGCAgccatattaaaaattgcagaaatgGATTATACTGGAGCAAATAGTATTTTTCTAagaatatttttagataaaaaGTATGCTTTACCATATAGGGTTATAGATGCTGTTGTATTTCATTTCATTAG ATTTGAAAGGGATCCTAGAGAACTGCCAGTTTTATGGCATCAAGCATTATTAACTTTTGTACAACGGTACAAAGGCGATATTAGCTCTGAACAAAAAGAAGCTTTGTTCAAATTACTAAGAAAGCAATCTCATCATTCAATTACACCTGAAGTACGACGAGAATTACAACATGCTAAATGCAGAGATGTTGAAATTACTGAACCCACATCAGAACCAatggtttattaa
- the mRpL15 gene encoding mitochondrial ribosomal protein L15, producing the protein MACKQGKDLALSILRTLPRVSLGNIRDNPGARRPSQRGRGQHGGDKHGAGNKGSGQRQNFMRIGYETGNTPFYLRFSREPYYKGHHLRREYPPLSLNQLQMYIDTNRLDSSKPIDLVSIINTGLYTFKIEWKHAGVHLTDEGADNFKAKVNIEVQWASEPVIAAIERNGGTITTAYYDPHCLFAINDVDRFFTTGEPIPRRLMPPTDCLEYYMSAATRGYLANPEEISKERLVLSQKYGYELPKIEDDPDYEMLNQRKDPRQLFYGLEPGWVISLKDKAILKPKAEYLKEFYTS; encoded by the exons ATGGCTTGTAAACAAGGCAAAGATTTAGCACTATCAATATTACGAACATTACCAAGAGTAAGTTTAGGTAATATTCGAGATAATCCTGGTGCAAGGAGGCCT TCCCAACGTGGTCGAGGTCAACATGGTGGAGATAAACACGGAGCTGGCAATAAAGGTTCAGgccaaagacaaaattttatgCGCATTGGATATGAAACTGGAAATACCCCATTTTACCTTAGATTTAGTCGTGAACCATATTATAAAGGTCACCA TTTAAGAAGAGAATATCCTCCTTTATCTTTAAATCAGTTACAAATGTATATTGACACAAACAGATTAGATTCATCCAAACCTATTGATCTTGTGTCAATAATTAACACAGGATTATatacttttaaaattgaatGGAAACATGCAGGTGTTCACCTTACAGATGAg GGGGCAGATAATTTTAAAGCAAAAGTAAATATAGAAGTTCAATGGGCTAGTGAACCTGTAATTGCAGCGATTGAAAGAAATGGTGGCACTATTACTACTGCATATTATGATCCTCATTGTTTATTTGCAATAAATGATGTAGATAGATTTTTTACTACTG gagAACCAATTCCACGTAGGCTAATGCCACCAACAGATTGTTTAGAATACTATATGAGTGCAGCAACAAGAGGATATTTAGCAAATCCTGAAGAGATTTCTAAAGAACGATTAGTTTTATCTCAGAAATATGGTTATGAACTCCCAAAAATTGAAGATGATCCAGATTATGAAATGCTTAACCAACGTAAAGATCCTAGACAATTATTTTATGGCCTTGAACCTGGTTGGGTCATTAGTCTTAAAGATAAAGCAATTCTTAAACCTAAAGCAGAATATCTTAAAGAATTTTATACAAGTTAA
- the LOC100877914 gene encoding solute carrier family 25 member 16, translating to MLQFCSYIPFLSFLYDYILTMVFQAESENYLFFLKSLFAGGMAGMCSKTTVAPLDRIKILLQAHNKHYKHLGVVSGLKEVIQREQFFALYKGNLAQMVRIFPYAATQFTTFELYKKYLGGLFGKHTHIDKFFAGSAAGVTAVTLTYPLDVIRARLAFQVTGEHIYGGIVHAAITIFKKEGGIRALYRGFLPTIFGMIPYAGFSFYSFEQLKYLCMKYAPHYFCEKCDRNTGGLVLTTSARLLCGGIAGAIAQSFSYPLDVTRRRMQLAMMNHATHKYSASMLQTMKMIYKENGIIKGLYRGMSINFLRAIPMVSVSFTTYEMMKQILNLDTGMKL from the exons ATGCTTCAATTTTGTTCTTACATtccatttttgtcatttttatatgATTACATCCTAACAATGGTATTTCAAGCTGAATCCGAgaactatttatttttcttaaaaagttTATTTGCCGGTG gcATGGCTGGAATGTGTTCAAAAACAACAGTGGCCCCATTagatagaataaaaatattattgcaagCACATAACAAACACTATAAGCATTTAG GTGTTGTTTCTGGACTAAAAGAAGTAATCCAACGCGAACAATTTTTTGCTTTGTACAAAGGAAATCTTGCTCAAATGGTTAGAATTTTCCCATATGCTGCAACACAATTTACTACATTTGAATTATACAAAAAG TATCTAGGCGGTTTATTTGGGAAGCATACACACATAGATAAGTTCTTTGCTGGGTCTGCTGCTGGTGTCACAGCAGTTACATTGACATATCCATTAGATGTCATTAGAGCTAGACTTGCTTTTCAAGTCACTGGAGAACATATTTATGGAGGGATTGTACATGCAgctataacaatttttaaaaaa GAAGGTGGTATTCGAGCTCTATATAGAGGATTTTTGCCAACTATATTTGGCATGATTCCATATGCTGGATTTTCCTTCTACTCATTTGAACAGCTTAAATACTTGTGTATGAAATATGCACCACACTATTTTTGTGAGAAATGTGATAGAAATACTG GTGGTTTAGTTTTAACTACATCAGCAAGATTATTATGTGGAGGTATTGCAGGTGCTATTGCTCAAAGTTTTTCTTATCCATTGGATGTTACTAGAAGACGTATGCAATTAGCTATGATGAATCATGCTACACATAAATAtag tgcTAGTATGTTACAAACTATGAAAATGATATATAAAGAAAATGGTATTATAAAAGGTCTGTATCGTGGAATgagtataaattttttaagagCCATTCCTATGGTATCAGTTAGTTTTACGACGTATGAAATGATGaaacaaatattgaatttagACACAGGAATGAAACTTTAA
- the mts gene encoding protein phosphatase 2 catalytic subunit mts — MEEKASLKELDQWIEQLNDCRQLTESQVKTLCEKAKEILAKESNVQEVKCPVTVCGDVHGQFHDLMELFRIGGKSPDTNYLFMGDYVDRGYYSVETVTLLVALKVRYRERITILRGNHESRQITQVYGFYDECLRKYGNANVWKFFTDLFDYLPLTALVDGQIFCLHGGLSPSIDTLDHIRALDRLQEVPHEGPMCDLLWSDPDDRGGWGISPRGAGYTFGQDISETFNHSNGLTLVSRAHQLVMEGYNWCHDRNVVTIFSAPNYCYRCGNQAAIMELDDALKYSFLQFDPAPRRGEPHVTRRTPDYFL; from the exons ATGGAGGAGAAAGCATCGTTGAAAGAACTCGACCAGTGGATAGAACAATTAAATGACTGCCGACAACTAACAGAAAGCCAAGTAAAAACTCTATGCGAAAAG gcAAAGGAAATCTTAGCTAAAGAGTCCAATGTACAAGAAGTAAAATGTCCCGTAACAGTGTGTGGAGATGTTCATGGACAATTCCATGATTTAATGGAATTGTTCAGAATAGGAGGCAAGTCTCCAGATACAAATTATCTTTTTATGGGTGACTATGTAGATCGTGGCTATTATTCTGTTGAAACTGTTACCTTGCTTGTTGCACTTAAG GTCAGATACCGAGAAAGAATAACTATTTTGCGAGGAAATCACGAATCAAGacaaatcacacaagtatatgGGTTTTATGACGAATGTTTACGTAAATATGGCAATGCAAATGTATGGAAATTCTTTACGGACCTATTTGATTATTTACCATTAACTGCACTAGTGGATggtcaaatattttgtttacaTGGTGGTTTATCACCGTCTATTGATACTTTAGATCACATACGTGCCCTAGATCGTCTTCAAGAAGTACCACATGAG GGTCCCATGTGTGATCTTTTGTGGTCAGATCCAGATGATAGAGGAGGATGGGGTATTTCTCCTCGTGGGGCAGGGTATACATTCGGACAAGATATTTCAGAAACTTTTAATCATTCTAATGGCCTGACACTAGTGTCACGAGCACATCAGTTAGTTATGGAGGGCTACAATTG GTGTCATGATCGTAATGTTGTAACTATATTCTCAGCACCTAATTATTGCTATCGTTGTGGAAATCAAGCTGCAATTATGGAATTAGATGAtgctttaaaatattcatt CCTTCAATTTGATCCAGCTCCAAGACGTGGAGAACCACACGTTACTAGGCGGACACCAGACTACTTCTTATAA